From a single Triplophysa rosa linkage group LG17, Trosa_1v2, whole genome shotgun sequence genomic region:
- the st6galnac5b gene encoding alpha-N-acetylgalactosaminide alpha-2,6-sialyltransferase 5b isoform X1: protein MKTNDTLLSMKAPTRHRIVLFGVGGVCLSLLLLYNSTSTNTPENQNNSNRHQMGDIRQHTSYLGYSSLIDHKPLRMHCKCCALVTSSGHMTGSNRGAEIDNTECVIRMNDAPTRGYERDVGHRTSLRVVAHSSMQRVLQNRHELINSSLETFFIFWGPGNYMRGDGKGLVYNNLRLMKQMMPELQAYIISREQMLHFDELFKKETGKDRRRSNSWLSTGWFTMAIAMEICDRINVYGMIAPDFCKSSNTKPSVPYHYYEPAGPDECTMYLSHEQGRHGSHHRFITEKRVFANWARMFNIHFYQPDWRPAALARNPTFT, encoded by the exons ATGAAAACGAATGACACGCTTCTCAGTATGAAGGCGCCAACG CGTCATAGGATCGTATTGTTTGGTGTTGGTGGCGTGTGTTTGAGCTTATTGCTCCTGTACAATAGCACTTCTACCAACACACCAGAAAATCAGAATAATTCCAATAGACATCAGATGGGAGATATACGACAGCACACATCCTACTTAGGTTACAGCAGTCTCATTGATCATAAG CCTCTTAGGATGCATTGCAAATGTTGTGCTTTAGTGACCAGCTCTGGTCACATGACTGGAAGCAATCGAGGTGCGGAGATTGACAACACGGAGTGTGTTATCCGTATGAACGACGCCCCGACACGAGGCTATGAGCGCGATGTGGGGCACCGGACGAGTCTGCGCGTGGTTGCGCATTCCAGCATGCAGCGTGTGCTGCAAAACCGCCACGAGCTAATCAACTCCAGCCTGGAAACATTCTTTATCTTTTGGGGGCCTGGAAACTACATGCGGGGGGACGGTAAAGGACTGGTGTACAACAACCTGCGTCTGATGAAGCAGATGATGCCAGAACTACAGGCGTACATCATATCACGCGAACAGATGCTGCATTTCGATGAGCTCTTTAAGAAGGAAACAGGAAAAGACAG GAGAAGATCTAATTCTTGGCTGAGCACAGGGTGGTTCACCATGGCAATCGCTATGGAGATATGTGATAGGATCAACGTCTATGGCATGATTGCCCCCGATTTCTGCAA GTCCTCCAACACCAAACCTTCAGTGCCGTATCATTACTATGAGCCTGCTGGGCCAGATGAATGCACCATGTACCTCTCCCACGAGCAGGGCCGCCACGGCAGCCACCACCGCTTTATCACAGAGAA